One Kineococcus radiotolerans SRS30216 = ATCC BAA-149 DNA window includes the following coding sequences:
- a CDS encoding carbohydrate ABC transporter permease has protein sequence MRRKDFLTLAGPAVVLMAALLLVPLGTTLVWSFQNVPVGQPGTFTGLANYRDLLGSPRFLDAAAFTVGFAVVATALKVALGYGLALLLTRVRRGRTVLLGFLLASYIVPSVVGALDFSWMFNDVFGGPVNRVLDVVGVQVNWLVDTWPARALVVLHSLWHEVPFVVLVLLAGLQTLPPEPMEAASIDGAGWWQKQRYLVVPALAPVFTFVLLISLMDGLKVFDSIRIMTPAAQQLGTESLMTYVYQVALGDSFRLGAGSAVNVLTMVVTLVLLIPFLRSTWKGARAL, from the coding sequence GTGCGTCGCAAGGACTTCCTGACCCTGGCGGGGCCGGCGGTGGTGCTCATGGCGGCCCTGCTGCTCGTCCCGCTGGGGACGACGCTGGTGTGGAGCTTCCAGAACGTCCCCGTCGGCCAGCCCGGCACGTTCACCGGGCTGGCGAACTACCGGGACCTCCTGGGCAGCCCGAGGTTCCTGGACGCGGCGGCGTTCACCGTCGGCTTCGCCGTCGTGGCCACGGCGCTCAAGGTGGCCCTCGGGTACGGCCTGGCGCTGCTGCTGACCCGGGTCCGGCGGGGACGCACCGTCCTGCTGGGGTTCCTGCTCGCCTCCTACATCGTCCCCTCCGTGGTCGGGGCGCTGGACTTCTCCTGGATGTTCAACGACGTCTTCGGCGGACCCGTCAACCGGGTGCTCGACGTCGTCGGGGTCCAGGTGAACTGGCTGGTCGACACCTGGCCGGCGCGCGCCCTCGTCGTCCTGCACTCCCTGTGGCACGAGGTCCCCTTCGTGGTCCTCGTGCTGCTCGCCGGGTTGCAGACCCTGCCGCCGGAACCGATGGAGGCGGCCAGCATCGACGGGGCCGGCTGGTGGCAGAAGCAGCGCTACCTGGTCGTCCCGGCGCTGGCGCCGGTGTTCACCTTCGTCCTGCTCATCTCGCTGATGGACGGCCTGAAGGTGTTCGACTCGATCCGCATCATGACCCCGGCGGCGCAGCAGCTGGGGACGGAGTCGTTGATGACCTACGTCTACCAGGTCGCTCTCGGCGACAGCTTCCGCCTGGGCGCGGGCAGCGCCGTCAACGTCCTGACGATGGTCGTCACCCTCGTCCTGCTCATCCCGTTCCTGCGGTCCACCTGGAAGGGGGCGCGAGCCCTGTGA
- a CDS encoding carbohydrate ABC transporter permease, with product MSSTGTRPTALTVSREEGMAANRRARAAKVRRERLGTLAATVVVAVVVLGMLTPFAWAGLTAVKPFYAAFTNPPTWAFTPQFDAFTDLWRGTNFAAILLNTVFVAVAAVLVMLVVGAPAAYAFARYAGVIGPVLLVLAVVLRTVPRFAVVLPLYEAARSVGLYDTNIALVAAFVAVNMPFTLLLLVGFFRDIPVELDEAAMVDGCSRLGAFRRVIVPVMGPGLVTAGVFTFLVAFQEYLIALTLTQNDAVTIPVFIAAQRGADETSTYQLLAAASIALVLPIAFIAVAARRYLVAGLGGGAVKG from the coding sequence GTGAGTTCCACCGGAACCCGGCCCACCGCCCTCACCGTCTCCCGCGAGGAGGGCATGGCGGCCAACCGCCGCGCCCGCGCCGCCAAGGTGCGCCGCGAGCGCCTGGGGACCCTCGCGGCGACCGTCGTCGTCGCCGTCGTCGTCCTGGGGATGCTCACCCCGTTCGCGTGGGCGGGGCTGACGGCGGTGAAACCGTTCTACGCGGCGTTCACGAACCCGCCCACCTGGGCGTTCACCCCGCAGTTCGACGCGTTCACCGACCTGTGGCGGGGGACGAACTTCGCGGCGATCCTGCTGAACACGGTGTTCGTGGCGGTCGCCGCGGTCCTCGTCATGCTCGTGGTGGGGGCCCCGGCGGCGTACGCCTTCGCCCGCTACGCCGGGGTGATCGGGCCGGTGCTGCTCGTCCTGGCCGTCGTGCTGCGGACGGTGCCGCGGTTCGCGGTGGTCCTGCCGCTGTACGAGGCGGCGCGCTCGGTCGGCCTGTACGACACGAACATCGCCCTCGTCGCCGCGTTCGTGGCGGTGAACATGCCGTTCACGCTGCTGCTGCTCGTGGGGTTCTTCCGCGACATCCCGGTGGAGCTGGACGAGGCGGCGATGGTCGACGGGTGCAGCCGGCTCGGCGCGTTCCGGCGGGTCATCGTCCCCGTCATGGGGCCCGGGCTGGTCACCGCGGGGGTGTTCACGTTCCTCGTGGCGTTCCAGGAGTACCTCATCGCCCTGACCCTGACGCAGAACGACGCGGTGACCATCCCGGTGTTCATCGCCGCCCAGCGCGGGGCCGACGAGACGTCGACGTACCAGCTGCTGGCCGCGGCCAGCATCGCGCTCGTCCTGCCGATCGCGTTCATCGCGGTGGCCGCCCGCCGGTACCTGGTGGCCGGTCTCGGCGGTGGGGCGGTCAAGGGGTGA
- a CDS encoding Lrp/AsnC family transcriptional regulator gives MEGPSTRPVSGPVPPKKLQRVVDPVDRAILRVLADDARITNAALAQQVGIAASTCLLRVRALRESGVIRGFHADIDPAALGLDLQAMIAVKLAAHARGSMGPFVARMRRQPEVVDVYFVAGADDYLLHVAVESTAALRDFVAEHLSQDPDVGLTETSLIFEHTRGVGRD, from the coding sequence GTGGAAGGTCCTTCGACGCGCCCCGTGTCCGGCCCGGTCCCGCCGAAGAAGCTTCAGCGGGTGGTCGACCCCGTGGACCGCGCGATCCTGCGGGTGCTGGCCGACGACGCCCGGATCACCAATGCCGCCCTGGCCCAGCAGGTCGGGATCGCCGCCTCGACGTGCCTGCTGCGCGTGCGGGCGCTGCGGGAGTCCGGGGTGATCCGCGGCTTCCACGCCGACATCGACCCCGCGGCGCTGGGGCTGGACCTGCAGGCGATGATCGCGGTGAAGCTCGCCGCCCACGCCCGGGGCAGCATGGGCCCCTTCGTGGCCCGGATGCGCCGCCAGCCGGAGGTGGTGGACGTCTACTTCGTCGCCGGCGCCGACGACTACCTGCTGCACGTGGCGGTGGAGAGCACCGCGGCGCTGCGCGACTTCGTGGCCGAGCACCTGTCCCAGGACCCCGACGTGGGGCTCACCGAGACGAGCCTGATCTTCGAGCACACCCGCGGGGTGGGCCGGGACTGA
- a CDS encoding amidase, which produces MIPPVVGLGAVDAAARLAAGAVTSVGLVQAYLDRIAAYDDPHGDQPGLRSVVVVGPDVLRVAARRDAERAAGVVRGPLHGVPVLVKDNCATRDLPTSVGSVALAAYRTRDDAVAVRRLRDAGAVVLGKTNMSEFGWHGTFTRSSVRGEARNPYDQRLSTSGSSGGTAAAVAASFAAAGLGTDSCGSILGPSAHQGLVGFRPTAGLVPVEGVVPLSARQDAVGPMTTCVADAALLASVLAADPSLGAGLTGTALRGRRVGYFHWDFSRATPRGPRPGTGQVTALVDRAVADLAARGAEVVEVPFTREFVRDRLVSGGWMDVRAGIDAFFAATPARWPEGLADLTEPRGRLTFADVVADGRCSLAPETIASWLAMPDVPNPAHDAAGAAQEAGARALDAFFAEHGLDALAMPTSEAPAAEGWAGTTFCDVAANTGVPSISLPAGFTAEGLPVGLELVAPRGTDAVLLAMAHDYERATGHRRPPGTVPELPHHGNPHRPR; this is translated from the coding sequence GTGATCCCCCCCGTCGTCGGGCTCGGGGCCGTGGACGCCGCGGCCCGGCTGGCGGCGGGGGCGGTGACCTCGGTCGGGCTCGTGCAGGCCTACCTGGACCGGATCGCCGCCTACGACGACCCCCACGGCGACCAGCCCGGTCTGCGGTCCGTCGTCGTGGTCGGCCCGGACGTGCTGCGGGTCGCGGCCCGGCGGGACGCGGAACGGGCCGCGGGCGTCGTCCGCGGCCCGCTGCACGGGGTGCCGGTCCTGGTCAAGGACAACTGCGCCACCCGCGACCTGCCGACCTCGGTGGGCAGCGTCGCCCTGGCGGCGTACCGGACCCGCGACGACGCCGTCGCCGTGCGCAGGCTCCGCGACGCGGGGGCGGTCGTGCTGGGCAAGACCAACATGTCCGAGTTCGGCTGGCACGGCACGTTCACCCGCTCCTCGGTGCGGGGGGAGGCCCGCAACCCCTACGACCAGCGCCTCAGCACCTCGGGGTCCAGCGGGGGCACGGCGGCCGCGGTCGCGGCGAGCTTCGCGGCGGCGGGCCTGGGGACGGACTCCTGCGGTTCGATCCTCGGCCCCAGCGCGCACCAGGGCCTGGTGGGTTTCCGCCCGACGGCGGGTCTCGTCCCGGTCGAGGGGGTCGTGCCGCTGTCGGCGCGCCAGGACGCCGTCGGCCCGATGACCACATGCGTCGCCGACGCCGCGCTGCTGGCGTCGGTGCTCGCCGCGGACCCGTCCCTGGGCGCCGGTCTCACGGGGACCGCGCTGCGGGGCAGGCGCGTCGGGTACTTCCACTGGGACTTCTCCCGGGCGACCCCGCGGGGGCCGCGGCCCGGGACCGGGCAGGTGACGGCCCTGGTGGACCGGGCGGTGGCCGACCTCGCCGCCCGGGGGGCGGAGGTCGTCGAGGTGCCCTTCACGCGGGAGTTCGTCCGCGACCGCCTCGTCAGCGGCGGCTGGATGGACGTGCGGGCCGGCATCGACGCGTTCTTCGCCGCGACCCCGGCGCGCTGGCCGGAGGGCCTCGCCGACCTCACCGAACCTCGCGGCCGGCTCACCTTCGCCGACGTCGTCGCCGACGGCCGCTGCTCGCTGGCGCCGGAGACGATCGCGTCGTGGCTGGCGATGCCGGACGTCCCGAACCCCGCCCACGACGCGGCCGGCGCGGCGCAGGAGGCCGGCGCGCGGGCGCTGGACGCGTTCTTCGCCGAGCACGGCCTGGACGCGCTGGCCATGCCGACCTCCGAGGCCCCGGCGGCGGAGGGCTGGGCGGGGACGACGTTCTGCGACGTCGCCGCGAACACCGGCGTCCCCTCGATCTCGCTGCCGGCGGGGTTCACCGCCGAGGGTCTCCCGGTGGGGCTGGAACTGGTCGCCCCGCGCGGGACCGACGCCGTCCTGCTGGCGATGGCCCACGACTACGAGCGGGCCACCGGGCACCGTCGCCCGCCCGGCACCGTCCCGGAACTCCCGCACCACGGGAACCCCCACCGCCCGCGGTGA
- a CDS encoding TetR/AcrR family transcriptional regulator, with translation MTTTAVRPLRADAARNRALIVDAARRLFAERGLDVTLHDVAEAAGVGVGTVYRRFPDKDALLAGLVTAKYETLVELAERAAARPSGREALREYLLGAMELRASDRSLSTAVMRAAPQTEQALALRARLSEVVGGVVERAHAEHALREGFTADDVPAVTSMIGSIADRTRGESPDAWRRYGLLIADAVCPPAGELPPLVGEPLPPPTSGTCAAPRP, from the coding sequence GTGACCACGACCGCCGTCCGTCCCCTGCGCGCCGACGCCGCTCGCAACCGGGCGCTCATCGTGGACGCGGCGCGACGGCTGTTCGCCGAACGGGGCCTCGACGTCACCCTCCACGACGTCGCCGAGGCGGCCGGGGTGGGCGTGGGCACCGTCTACCGCCGCTTCCCGGACAAGGACGCGCTGCTCGCCGGTCTCGTCACCGCCAAGTACGAGACGCTCGTCGAGCTCGCCGAGCGCGCCGCCGCCCGCCCGAGCGGTCGCGAGGCGCTGCGCGAGTACCTGCTGGGAGCCATGGAGCTGCGCGCCAGCGACCGGTCCCTCTCGACGGCCGTCATGCGCGCCGCCCCCCAGACCGAGCAGGCCCTGGCCCTGCGCGCCCGCCTGTCCGAGGTCGTCGGCGGCGTGGTCGAGCGGGCCCACGCCGAGCACGCCCTGCGGGAGGGCTTCACCGCCGACGACGTCCCGGCCGTGACGTCGATGATCGGGTCCATCGCCGACCGCACCCGCGGGGAGTCCCCGGACGCCTGGCGGCGCTACGGCCTGCTCATCGCCGACGCCGTCTGCCCGCCGGCGGGGGAGCTGCCGCCCCTGGTCGGCGAGCCCCTCCCGCCGCCCACCTCGGGCACCTGCGCCGCCCCGCGCCCCTGA
- a CDS encoding glutamate--cysteine ligase, producing MGRRSVEFNASPRPTLGVEWEMVLVDAASRDLAPRAAEVMAAVDREASATGPRVTKELLRNTLEVVTGVCDTVAEVAEDLTGTISAIRRVTDPMGLQLMSAGTHPFGRWDEQLVTPDERYAELLERTQWWGRQMLIWGVHVHVGVNSVHKVLPILNTLLNHYPHLQALSASSPYWTGFDTGYASNRAQMFQQLPTAGLPFQFGGWGEFEDYVDDMLVTGVIDGLSDVRWDIRPSPKFGTIEVRVCDGTPTLRELRAVTALIHCLVVHLDARLEAGEDLPTLPPWHVQENKWRAARYGLDAEIIVDAAGRERLVTDDLTEWLDRLEPVARRLDCAEDLALVAGIPQRGASYQRQRATFSRGCERGAPNPLHDVVDSLVQEMREV from the coding sequence GTGGGTCGCCGGTCCGTGGAGTTCAACGCCTCTCCCCGCCCGACGTTGGGCGTCGAGTGGGAGATGGTGCTCGTCGACGCCGCCTCGCGCGACCTCGCGCCGCGGGCGGCGGAGGTGATGGCGGCGGTGGACCGGGAGGCCTCGGCGACGGGGCCGCGGGTCACGAAGGAACTGCTGCGCAACACCCTGGAGGTCGTCACCGGCGTCTGCGACACCGTGGCGGAGGTCGCGGAGGACCTCACGGGCACGATCTCGGCGATCCGCCGGGTCACCGACCCGATGGGCCTGCAGCTGATGTCCGCGGGCACCCACCCCTTCGGCCGCTGGGACGAGCAGCTCGTCACCCCCGACGAGCGCTACGCCGAACTGCTGGAGCGCACCCAGTGGTGGGGCCGGCAGATGCTCATCTGGGGCGTCCACGTGCACGTCGGGGTGAACTCGGTGCACAAGGTCCTGCCGATCCTCAACACCCTGCTCAACCACTACCCGCACCTGCAGGCGCTGTCGGCGAGCTCGCCCTACTGGACGGGTTTCGACACCGGCTACGCCAGCAACCGGGCGCAGATGTTCCAGCAGCTGCCGACGGCCGGGCTGCCGTTCCAGTTCGGCGGCTGGGGCGAGTTCGAGGACTACGTCGACGACATGCTCGTCACCGGGGTCATCGACGGCCTCTCCGACGTCCGGTGGGACATCCGCCCCTCCCCCAAGTTCGGGACGATCGAGGTCCGGGTCTGCGACGGCACCCCCACCCTGCGGGAACTGCGGGCGGTGACGGCCCTCATCCACTGCCTCGTGGTGCACCTCGACGCCCGCCTGGAGGCCGGCGAGGACCTGCCGACCCTGCCGCCGTGGCACGTGCAGGAGAACAAGTGGCGCGCCGCCCGCTACGGCCTGGACGCCGAGATCATCGTCGACGCCGCGGGCCGCGAGCGCCTCGTGACCGACGACCTCACCGAGTGGCTGGACCGGCTGGAACCCGTCGCCCGGCGGCTGGACTGCGCCGAGGACCTGGCGCTGGTCGCGGGGATCCCGCAGCGGGGGGCCAGCTACCAGCGCCAGCGGGCGACGTTCTCCCGCGGCTGCGAGCGGGGTGCGCCGAACCCGCTGCACGACGTGGTGGACTCGCTGGTGCAGGAGATGCGCGAGGTCTGA
- the ald gene encoding alanine dehydrogenase, producing MRIGVPTEVKNREYRVALTPAGVHELVGHGHEVLVQAGAGLGSSLPDADYEAAGAKVLTDVDEVWGGADLLLKVKEPIAEEHHRLRADQVLFTYLHLAASRPCTDALLTSGTTAIAYETVQLPDRSLPLLAPMSEVAGRLAPQVGAYSLMRATTSGGGGRGVLMGGVPGVRGADVVVIGAGVSGQNAAQIALGMGAEVTVLDLSLPKLREVDARFGGAVRTIVSNSFELARAVRGADLVIGAVLVPGAKAPKLVSDELVAQMRPGSVLVDIAIDQGGCFESSRPTTHDDPTFPVHGSVFYCVANMPGAVPHTSTYALTNATLPYVVKLADRGWKAALSADAALAGGLSTHAGSLTNAEVAAAHGLPAITLAEALAG from the coding sequence ATGCGCATCGGCGTCCCCACCGAGGTGAAGAACCGCGAGTACCGCGTCGCGCTGACCCCCGCGGGGGTCCACGAGCTCGTCGGCCACGGCCACGAGGTGCTCGTCCAGGCCGGGGCCGGGCTCGGCAGCTCGCTGCCCGACGCCGACTACGAGGCCGCCGGCGCCAAGGTCCTCACCGACGTCGACGAGGTCTGGGGCGGGGCCGACCTGCTGCTCAAGGTCAAGGAACCGATCGCGGAGGAGCACCACCGCCTGCGCGCGGACCAGGTGCTGTTCACCTACCTGCACCTGGCCGCCTCCCGCCCCTGCACCGACGCCCTGCTCACCTCCGGCACCACCGCCATCGCCTACGAGACCGTCCAGTTGCCCGACCGCTCGCTGCCGCTGCTGGCCCCGATGAGCGAGGTCGCCGGCCGGCTCGCCCCGCAGGTCGGCGCGTACTCCCTCATGCGCGCCACGACGTCGGGCGGCGGCGGCCGCGGCGTCCTCATGGGCGGGGTCCCCGGCGTCCGCGGGGCCGACGTCGTCGTCATCGGGGCCGGGGTCTCCGGGCAGAACGCGGCCCAGATCGCCCTCGGCATGGGCGCCGAGGTCACCGTCCTGGACCTGTCGCTGCCCAAGCTGCGCGAGGTCGACGCCCGCTTCGGCGGCGCCGTGCGCACCATCGTGTCGAACTCCTTCGAACTGGCCCGCGCCGTCCGCGGCGCCGACCTCGTCATCGGCGCCGTCCTCGTCCCCGGGGCCAAGGCGCCCAAGCTCGTCAGCGACGAGCTCGTCGCGCAGATGCGCCCGGGATCGGTCCTCGTCGACATCGCCATCGACCAGGGCGGGTGCTTCGAGAGCTCCCGCCCCACCACCCACGACGACCCGACGTTCCCCGTCCACGGCTCGGTGTTCTACTGCGTCGCGAACATGCCCGGCGCGGTCCCGCACACCTCGACCTACGCCCTGACCAACGCGACCCTGCCCTACGTCGTGAAGCTCGCCGACCGCGGCTGGAAGGCGGCGCTGAGCGCCGACGCGGCCCTGGCCGGGGGGCTCTCGACCCACGCCGGTTCCCTGACCAACGCCGAAGTGGCTGCGGCGCACGGGCTCCCGGCGATCACCCTGGCCGAGGCGCTGGCCGGCTGA
- a CDS encoding MFS transporter has protein sequence MSSDTARTADPAPAADGRARHLAPPDHRWLVLAVIGIAQLAVVLDATIVNIALPSAQRDLGFADGQRQWIVTAYSLAFGSLLLLGGRLGDLFGRKNLFVIGLVGFAGASVVGGLAADFGQLVAARALQGVFGALLAPSALALLTTTFTDPAERARAFGVFGAIAGSGAATGVLLGGVLTEYSSWRWCLYVNVVFAVLGVVGALLFVPKPVRGPRPRLDLAGTVTITLGLVGIVYGFSSAETSGWSDPVTIASLALGVLLVAAFVLVESRVANPLLPLRIVRDRDRGGALIAIGLVGVAMFGIFLFLTYYLSQTLGFSSLETGLAFLPMPFSIMTAATQITPRLLPRVGPKVLIRTGGLVATAGILLFLRTDVDSTWAGTVLPALVVTGLGMGLVISSAMNTATSGVAREDAGAAGASVNTFQQIGGSIGTALLSTVFASSVAGYGGAPADAVLHGYHVAFTGAAIAALLVAVVSGGLINRHAVRRERLAAVGSVPAPATAH, from the coding sequence GTGAGCTCCGACACCGCCCGGACGGCCGACCCGGCCCCCGCCGCCGACGGCCGGGCCCGCCACCTGGCCCCGCCGGACCACCGCTGGCTCGTGCTCGCCGTCATCGGCATCGCGCAGCTGGCCGTCGTCCTGGACGCCACCATCGTCAACATCGCCCTCCCCTCCGCCCAGCGCGACCTCGGCTTCGCCGACGGCCAGCGCCAGTGGATCGTCACCGCCTACTCCCTGGCCTTCGGGTCGCTGCTGCTGCTCGGCGGGCGCCTCGGGGACCTGTTCGGGCGCAAGAACCTCTTCGTCATCGGGCTCGTCGGCTTCGCCGGCGCCTCCGTCGTCGGCGGCCTGGCCGCGGACTTCGGCCAGCTCGTCGCCGCCCGCGCCCTGCAGGGGGTGTTCGGGGCGCTGCTCGCCCCCTCGGCCCTGGCCCTGCTGACGACGACGTTCACCGACCCCGCCGAACGCGCCCGCGCCTTCGGGGTCTTCGGCGCCATCGCCGGTTCCGGCGCGGCCACCGGGGTCCTGCTCGGCGGGGTGCTCACCGAGTACTCGTCCTGGCGCTGGTGCCTCTACGTCAACGTCGTGTTCGCCGTCCTCGGCGTCGTCGGCGCGCTGCTGTTCGTGCCCAAGCCCGTCCGCGGGCCGCGCCCGCGCCTGGACCTGGCCGGCACCGTCACCATCACCCTCGGCCTCGTCGGCATCGTCTACGGGTTCTCCTCCGCCGAGACCTCCGGCTGGTCGGACCCGGTGACCATCGCCTCCCTCGCCCTGGGCGTCCTGCTCGTCGCGGCGTTCGTCCTCGTCGAGTCCCGGGTGGCGAACCCGCTGCTGCCGCTGCGCATCGTCCGCGACCGCGACCGCGGGGGCGCGCTCATCGCGATCGGCCTCGTCGGGGTCGCGATGTTCGGGATCTTCCTGTTCCTCACCTACTACCTGAGCCAGACCCTCGGGTTCTCCTCCCTGGAGACGGGGCTGGCGTTCCTGCCCATGCCGTTCTCGATCATGACGGCGGCCACGCAGATCACCCCCCGGCTGCTGCCGCGCGTCGGGCCGAAGGTCCTCATCCGCACCGGCGGGCTGGTCGCGACGGCCGGGATCCTGCTGTTCCTGCGCACCGACGTCGACAGCACCTGGGCCGGGACCGTCCTGCCCGCCCTCGTGGTCACCGGCCTGGGCATGGGCCTGGTCATCTCCTCGGCCATGAACACCGCCACCAGCGGCGTGGCCCGCGAGGACGCCGGCGCGGCCGGCGCCAGCGTCAACACGTTCCAGCAGATCGGGGGTTCCATCGGGACCGCCCTGCTGTCGACGGTCTTCGCCAGTTCCGTCGCCGGGTACGGCGGCGCGCCCGCCGACGCCGTCCTGCACGGCTACCACGTCGCCTTCACCGGCGCCGCGATCGCGGCCCTGCTCGTGGCCGTGGTCTCCGGCGGCCTCATCAACCGGCACGCCGTGCGCCGCGAGCGCCTCGCCGCGGTCGGGTCCGTCCCCGCACCCGCGACCGCCCACTGA
- a CDS encoding ABC transporter substrate-binding protein, with translation MPLGSTAPARRSVLFGFAAAGSLGLLSACGAGSEVSGAGESAAAGGCDVDAPTTATTVNVLAYASTATDPFSKAMSDGCTSGELTVELPPTDLAGQHQRAVQSFSGPTASYDIVETYGSIRPLYADRGWVVQLDDMIAANSDRYALDGIDPTLMEAVAYDGKQYTLPTFWGVAVMVYRKDVLEQVGKQVPTTFAELIDTAQAIKDQTDISAPLAIPFNPSGDIASQFNQALHSLGGDLFVEGQAVPALDGELPVKAITALASLLPVMSDQVMSFSSPEVITQLQTGQAALGLLMSGRVADLTDPDKSKFADQIAFAVPPSVEPGGLPMTYLSVDGFSIAENSAVDHELLFQLACVGTGEGAAKAAASATIPARTDIADAAELPVKEAALATLPDAEPLPQVPYMADVYTALGAPIGAAVSGQTSAQEGAAAAQAAAVAAIASAGY, from the coding sequence ATGCCCCTCGGCAGCACCGCTCCCGCGCGCCGTTCCGTCCTCTTCGGCTTCGCCGCCGCCGGTTCCCTGGGGTTGCTGAGCGCCTGCGGCGCCGGGTCGGAGGTCAGCGGCGCCGGGGAGAGCGCCGCGGCCGGCGGCTGCGACGTCGACGCGCCCACCACGGCGACCACCGTCAACGTCCTCGCCTACGCCAGCACCGCGACCGACCCGTTCTCCAAGGCGATGTCCGACGGGTGCACATCGGGTGAACTCACGGTGGAGCTCCCCCCGACCGACCTCGCCGGGCAGCACCAGCGCGCCGTGCAGAGCTTCTCCGGCCCGACCGCGAGCTACGACATCGTGGAGACCTACGGCAGCATCCGCCCGCTGTACGCCGACCGCGGCTGGGTCGTCCAGCTCGACGACATGATCGCGGCGAACAGCGACCGGTACGCCCTCGACGGGATCGACCCGACCCTCATGGAGGCCGTCGCCTACGACGGGAAGCAGTACACCCTGCCGACCTTCTGGGGCGTGGCGGTGATGGTCTACCGCAAGGACGTCCTCGAGCAGGTCGGCAAGCAGGTCCCCACCACCTTCGCCGAGCTGATCGACACCGCGCAGGCCATCAAGGACCAGACCGACATCTCCGCCCCGCTGGCGATCCCCTTCAACCCCTCCGGCGACATCGCCAGCCAGTTCAACCAGGCGCTGCACTCCCTGGGCGGCGACCTGTTCGTCGAGGGCCAGGCCGTCCCCGCGCTCGACGGCGAACTCCCCGTCAAGGCCATCACGGCCCTCGCCTCGCTGCTGCCGGTGATGAGCGACCAGGTCATGAGCTTCTCCTCCCCGGAGGTCATCACCCAGCTGCAGACCGGTCAGGCCGCCCTCGGGCTGCTCATGTCCGGTCGCGTCGCGGACCTCACCGACCCGGACAAGAGCAAGTTCGCCGACCAGATCGCCTTCGCCGTCCCCCCGTCGGTGGAACCCGGCGGGCTGCCCATGACCTACCTGTCCGTCGACGGCTTCTCCATCGCCGAGAACTCCGCCGTCGACCACGAGCTGCTGTTCCAGCTGGCCTGCGTCGGGACCGGCGAGGGCGCGGCGAAGGCCGCCGCCAGCGCCACCATCCCCGCGCGCACCGACATCGCCGACGCGGCCGAGCTGCCCGTCAAGGAGGCCGCGCTGGCGACGCTGCCCGACGCCGAACCCCTGCCCCAGGTCCCGTACATGGCCGACGTGTACACCGCGCTGGGGGCCCCGATCGGGGCCGCCGTGAGCGGGCAGACGAGCGCGCAGGAGGGGGCGGCGGCGGCCCAGGCGGCGGCGGTGGCGGCCATCGCGTCCGCCGGGTACTGA